Proteins from a genomic interval of Microbacterium esteraromaticum:
- a CDS encoding ABC transporter permease, which yields MPRWMRVLLSSATGWFGVVVVLTVALTALVSLVWTPFDPMLTDVKGRWAPPGWPHLLGTDATGRDILSLLMAGARTTVFVAVGAGIVATVVGMLLAALGALTARWMRETVAVLVDILIAFPVLMIAMMISAVWGGSLWVVVISVGIGFGVSIARVTRPELRRVQKSDFVLAGRASGLTAGQNLARHLLPNVAPVFIVQLSWSMAVAVLAEAGLSYLGFGASLADASWGTLLAELQRYIGVHPLSVVWPGLAITITVLGLNLLGDALREATDPTLSRRAAQVHVPEVVA from the coding sequence ATGCCCCGCTGGATGCGCGTGCTACTGTCGTCGGCGACCGGCTGGTTCGGCGTGGTCGTGGTGCTGACCGTCGCGCTGACTGCCCTGGTGTCGCTGGTGTGGACGCCCTTCGATCCGATGCTCACGGATGTCAAGGGGCGATGGGCACCCCCGGGGTGGCCCCATCTGCTCGGCACCGATGCGACGGGCCGCGACATCCTCAGTCTGCTGATGGCCGGAGCACGCACCACTGTGTTCGTCGCCGTGGGCGCCGGCATCGTGGCCACCGTGGTCGGCATGCTGCTGGCAGCCCTGGGCGCACTCACGGCACGCTGGATGCGCGAGACCGTCGCGGTACTGGTCGATATCCTGATCGCCTTCCCGGTGCTGATGATCGCGATGATGATCTCGGCGGTCTGGGGCGGTTCACTGTGGGTGGTCGTGATCTCGGTCGGCATCGGGTTCGGTGTGAGCATCGCGCGCGTCACCCGCCCCGAGCTGCGCCGTGTGCAGAAGAGCGACTTCGTGCTCGCCGGACGCGCCAGCGGATTGACGGCCGGGCAGAACCTCGCGCGTCACCTGCTGCCGAACGTGGCCCCCGTGTTCATCGTGCAGCTGTCGTGGTCGATGGCGGTGGCCGTTCTCGCCGAGGCCGGTCTGTCGTACCTCGGCTTCGGCGCCTCACTGGCCGATGCGTCGTGGGGCACGCTGCTGGCCGAGCTGCAGCGCTACATCGGCGTGCATCCGCTTTCGGTGGTGTGGCCGGGCCTGGCGATCACGATCACCGTTCTCGGCCTGAACCTGCTCGGCGACGCGCTGCGCGAGGCCACCGATCCGACGCTGTCACGCCGCGCGGCGCAGGTTCACGTGCCGGAGGTGGTGGCATGA
- a CDS encoding ABC transporter permease gives MLRYTLTRGALLVAGLLVSSVIIFLTLRVLPGDVAQLIAGTQASAETVEALRQSLGLDRPLIVQYLEWIGGVLRGDLGTSQLSGASVSAELLEKAQVTAPLGLMALTIALLIAVPFGIVSAMLRGHAGGTAMSVSAQAVAAVPVIWAGMMLVVVFAHWLGWLPAQGFPRTGWATPGKALEALLLPALTIGLVEGAMLMRFVRSATLQAAGQDFVRTAAAKGLTRRRALVLHGIPAVGLSIVTVLGLQIAGIIVGSVVIEQLFTLPGIGRMLVADVGTRDLVKVQSELLVLTGFVLIIGFIVDLVHHAIDPRQREAA, from the coding sequence GTGCTCCGTTACACGCTCACACGAGGAGCCCTGCTTGTCGCAGGGCTCCTCGTGTCGAGCGTGATCATCTTCCTGACGCTGCGTGTCCTCCCCGGCGACGTCGCCCAGCTCATCGCCGGCACACAGGCATCCGCAGAGACGGTCGAGGCGTTGCGGCAGTCGCTCGGCCTGGACCGGCCACTCATCGTGCAATACCTGGAATGGATCGGCGGCGTTCTGCGCGGCGACCTCGGCACCTCGCAGCTCAGCGGCGCCTCGGTCTCAGCGGAACTGCTCGAGAAGGCACAGGTCACGGCGCCGCTCGGGCTGATGGCGCTGACGATCGCCCTGCTCATCGCTGTACCGTTCGGCATCGTCTCGGCCATGCTGCGCGGCCACGCCGGTGGCACGGCGATGAGCGTCAGCGCGCAGGCCGTCGCGGCCGTCCCGGTGATCTGGGCCGGCATGATGCTCGTCGTCGTCTTCGCCCACTGGCTCGGGTGGCTGCCCGCGCAGGGCTTTCCCCGCACCGGCTGGGCGACGCCCGGCAAGGCCCTCGAGGCGCTGCTGTTGCCGGCGTTGACGATCGGCCTCGTCGAGGGCGCCATGCTGATGCGCTTCGTGCGCAGCGCCACCCTGCAGGCGGCGGGCCAGGACTTCGTGCGCACCGCAGCAGCCAAGGGACTCACCCGCCGCCGCGCCCTGGTGCTGCACGGCATCCCCGCTGTCGGCCTGTCGATCGTGACGGTGCTCGGCCTGCAGATCGCGGGGATCATCGTCGGCTCGGTCGTGATCGAGCAACTGTTCACCCTGCCGGGCATCGGTCGGATGCTGGTGGCCGACGTCGGCACCCGTGATCTCGTCAAGGTGCAGAGCGAGTTGCTGGTACTCACCGGGTTCGTGCTGATCATCGGGTTCATCGTCGACCTGGTGCATCACGCCATCGACCCGCGACAGAGAGAGGCCGCATGA